TTTCTAATTTTAAGACTAATAAGTCAATATTTCTGTCCGGGAAATTCGCAATCGCATAACCTTTTTCTTTCGGAAAATCAATGGAAGCGATATCAATGCCGAAAACTGGTTGCAATTCTTCTTCAAACCAGTCAAACTGCTTTCCATAAACAAATTTTTGAGACCAAAATTTTTTAATAATTTCATCCATTGTGATTAATCCTTCTTGATATTTTATGAAAAATTCAGGAAAAACAGATTGACAATGAATGACTTGAAAAAACCAAGAAATATTACGGGCGATGGGTTCTCGGACTCCAGTAATAATTTTAATATTTTTTTGATTTTTAATTTCCTCAATGTGTTCGCTTAAATATTTGGTCATACAGGAATGCCCAAAGGTAAAAGCATGATAATGTTTCTCCAGTTGCATTGTTTTCCAAATTTTTGAGAAATGTTCTGAATTCAGATTATGAATATGATAAATAGCTTGATTTTGCAGATGTTTTTTTAGGGTCAAATAGGTACTCATTGAACCGACTTTCCCCATTTGATAAACAAATATGACTGAAGAATTATTGAGAAGTTCTTGTTTTAATTTTCTTTCTGTATTCCACATATTAATCCTATTATTCATATAGGAATACACGGGAAAAAACTGTTTATCTGCGATGGGATAATAGTTAAGAGCTTGGTTTGAGAGTTTAGTTTGTGTGTTCATGATGCTTGTTGATGATGTTGGAGGGTTGAATTTAAAATGCTGACGAGGATAAACCACCATCGATGGGAATAGTAATTCCCGTTATATAACTCGCACATTCTGAAGCTAAAAATACAACGAGATTAGCAAATTCTTCAGTCGTACCAATTCGATTCATGGGAATTGTTTTTAGAATTCCTTCTCGGATTAAATCTGGGGTTGTTCCTTGCTTTTTGGCATAAATTTCTAAATATTCTCGATGTCTAGGGGTATCAATAACGCCGGGGTTAACACTATTAATTAAAACATTATAGGGGGCGGTTTGTCTAGCTACTGATTTGGTAAAATTCATTAAAGCTGCATTGACAACACCCGATTTAACTAAACGAGGAGATGGCTCTTTTCCCGATGTCCCAATGATATTAACAATTCTTCCCCAATGTTGTTTTTTCATAATCGGTAACACTAAATTGGTTAAGCGAATATAACCCATTAATTTTCCTTGAAAAACGTTTAACCAATCTTCATCGGAAAGGTTTTCAATTAAATTATCAGCAAAGTTAGCTCCTTCAGAATTATTTACTAAAATGTCAATTTTGCCATATTGATTTAAAGAGTCCTGTATTAATTGTTCAGAATCTTGAGCTTGATGGACATCAGCCACTAAACGCAGAATTTCTTGGACAGGATAAGCTTGAGCCAGAGATTGATAAGCTTGTTCTAAGCGTTGGGAATTGCGACCACAAATAATTAAGTGACAGCCTTCTTCTGCTAATTTTTCAGCAATGGTAAACCCAATTCCCGCACTACTTCCCGTAATCAAAGCCACTTTATCTTTTAATCCTAAATCCATAAACTTTGTCCTAGCATTTTGAGGTTAAACTTAAAATCATAAAACGAACTAAATTAAAATTTTAATCAAATTAATATCTTGGTTCGATGAATTATATCCCTTTTTTAAAACTTTTGAAGGAGCATAATAAATTTGACCATATTCTAAAAACTGTTCTTCATTTTCTATGGAGATTTCTAATTTTTCATTCAAAATCAATCCGATTTCTTCTTGCTCAACTTGATGTGGGGGAATGGAATAACCAGAAGGGATTTTCATCATCACGATTTCAAACCAAGAACCCTTAACAGATTGACAAGGTAAATGAGTGATTTTATCTTGGTTGTTTGATAGTGTTAATAAAACATCTTCTGAAGGTAAAGCAGAGGTAATCCGTTTAAGATCAAATCCAATCATCGGTTCTGATAAAGGATTAAAAGCACCATGAGGAATATTGCCATCAGCTATATAAACATCTTGCAAAGGTCTTAAGGGTTTAATCAAATCTTTAATATACAGTTCTAGTTCTCCTGAGAATACCATGCCAATTTGACTTTCAGGATGTTGGTGGGATTCAAGTTTAGCATTAGGAGCTATAACGTATAATTGAAAAAT
This portion of the Microcystis aeruginosa NIES-2549 genome encodes:
- a CDS encoding putative capsular polysaccharide synthesis family protein, translated to MVVYPRQHFKFNPPTSSTSIMNTQTKLSNQALNYYPIADKQFFPVYSYMNNRINMWNTERKLKQELLNNSSVIFVYQMGKVGSMSTYLTLKKHLQNQAIYHIHNLNSEHFSKIWKTMQLEKHYHAFTFGHSCMTKYLSEHIEEIKNQKNIKIITGVREPIARNISWFFQVIHCQSVFPEFFIKYQEGLITMDEIIKKFWSQKFVYGKQFDWFEEELQPVFGIDIASIDFPKEKGYAIANFPDRNIDLLVLKLEKLDSCLKEALETFLGVENLDCERLDRADFLEADDYLIYDNLRKSLTFSDEYLEEIYDQPLVRHFYTDEEINKFKLKWSSQR
- a CDS encoding SDR family oxidoreductase, which encodes MDLGLKDKVALITGSSAGIGFTIAEKLAEEGCHLIICGRNSQRLEQAYQSLAQAYPVQEILRLVADVHQAQDSEQLIQDSLNQYGKIDILVNNSEGANFADNLIENLSDEDWLNVFQGKLMGYIRLTNLVLPIMKKQHWGRIVNIIGTSGKEPSPRLVKSGVVNAALMNFTKSVARQTAPYNVLINSVNPGVIDTPRHREYLEIYAKKQGTTPDLIREGILKTIPMNRIGTTEEFANLVVFLASECASYITGITIPIDGGLSSSAF
- a CDS encoding cupin domain-containing protein; this encodes MSEFFPIPDPLKLNHHVELEVFQCQDTIFQLYVIAPNAKLESHQHPESQIGMVFSGELELYIKDLIKPLRPLQDVYIADGNIPHGAFNPLSEPMIGFDLKRITSALPSEDVLLTLSNNQDKITHLPCQSVKGSWFEIVMMKIPSGYSIPPHQVEQEEIGLILNEKLEISIENEEQFLEYGQIYYAPSKVLKKGYNSSNQDINLIKILI